The following proteins come from a genomic window of Elusimicrobiota bacterium:
- a CDS encoding succinate dehydrogenase iron-sulfur subunit — MKITLRVTRFDPAKDTASRWEEFDVEVAPTDRVLDALNEAKWRCDGSLTYRRSCAHGICGSDALRINGRNRLACKVLVKDVVEGGRITIEPMKGFRVIKDLVVDMEPFFAKFKSLKPFLINDEPVSTEERRQSPEARARYDDTTKCILCGACTTSCPSYWADGNYLGPAAFVNAHRFVFDDRDRAGAERLALMDGPDGVWKCRTVFNCVEACPRDIDITGAIADVKRALLFRRE; from the coding sequence ATGAAAATAACGCTCCGGGTGACGCGCTTTGATCCCGCCAAGGACACGGCCTCCCGTTGGGAGGAGTTCGACGTGGAGGTGGCCCCCACCGACCGGGTTTTGGACGCCTTGAACGAGGCCAAATGGCGGTGTGACGGAAGCCTCACCTACCGGCGCTCCTGCGCCCACGGCATCTGCGGCTCCGACGCCTTGCGGATCAACGGGCGCAACCGCCTGGCCTGCAAAGTGTTGGTGAAGGACGTCGTGGAAGGCGGCCGCATCACCATCGAGCCCATGAAAGGTTTTCGGGTGATCAAGGACTTGGTCGTGGATATGGAGCCCTTTTTCGCCAAGTTCAAATCCCTGAAGCCTTTTTTGATCAACGACGAGCCCGTTTCGACAGAGGAACGGCGGCAGTCCCCGGAGGCCCGCGCCCGTTACGACGACACGACGAAGTGTATTTTGTGCGGCGCCTGCACCACGAGTTGCCCGTCGTATTGGGCCGATGGGAATTACCTGGGCCCGGCCGCCTTCGTCAACGCGCACCGGTTCGTTTTCGACGACCGCGACCGCGCGGGCGCCGAGCGACTGGCGCTCATGGACGGGCCGGACGGCGTTTGGAAATGCCGGACGGTTTTCAACTGCGTCGAGGCCTGTCCCCGGGACATCGACATCACGGGCGCCATCGCCGACGTCAAACGGGCGTTGCTCTTCCGGAGGGAATAA
- a CDS encoding DUF1805 domain-containing protein, with the protein MNHTESSLFEGRASAHHIALPGAPLLVARAANGFVMCGFLDIRSADKFQCAAAVVRGVKDVDELLVKTVTDVSASAAALGVTVGMTGRQALEKFL; encoded by the coding sequence ATGAACCATACCGAATCCTCCCTTTTCGAAGGCCGCGCCAGCGCGCACCACATCGCCTTGCCCGGCGCCCCTCTGCTCGTGGCCCGGGCCGCGAACGGGTTCGTCATGTGCGGGTTCCTCGACATCCGGTCGGCCGACAAATTTCAATGCGCGGCGGCCGTCGTCCGGGGCGTCAAAGACGTCGACGAGTTGCTCGTGAAAACCGTCACGGACGTGAGCGCCTCGGCCGCCGCCCTGGGCGTGACCGTCGGCATGACGGGCCGACAGGCCCTCGAAAAATTCCTCTGA
- a CDS encoding succinate dehydrogenase: MRISGLALLFLALGHLTVMHLVNSIDTVDYAFVAARYATPFWRTYDGLLLVLALLHGFNGLRVIAQDYLAGGKRLALQWAAGFLCLALMMAGLYIVFTFQPETAAVMSAGDPGIAP; this comes from the coding sequence ATGCGGATCAGCGGGCTGGCCCTGCTGTTCCTCGCCCTCGGGCACCTCACGGTCATGCACTTGGTGAACAGCATCGACACGGTGGACTACGCTTTCGTCGCCGCGCGTTACGCCACGCCCTTTTGGCGGACGTACGATGGTTTGCTGTTGGTCCTGGCGCTCCTGCACGGATTCAACGGCCTGCGGGTGATCGCCCAGGATTACCTCGCCGGCGGGAAACGCCTCGCGCTTCAGTGGGCGGCCGGGTTTTTGTGCCTGGCGCTCATGATGGCGGGCCTTTACATCGTTTTCACCTTTCAACCGGAAACCGCGGCCGTGATGTCCGCCGGCGACCCGGGGATCGCGCCATGA
- a CDS encoding succinate dehydrogenase flavoprotein subunit, giving the protein MTVHRYDCLIVGAGGAGLYAALALAQKKVNVAVLTKLYPTRSHTGAAQGGVSAALGNTEPDNPEWHMFDTVKGGDYLVDQDAAEILCREAVDTVIELEHLGLPFNRTPDGRIDQRFFGGHTKDHGKGPVRRACYAADRTGHMILQTLYQQCIKNDVTFFDEFHVVDLILSEGRCAGVVAYRIRTGELHVFHAKAVLFATGGSGRMFKITSNAHALTGDGMAIAYRRGVPLEDMEFFQFHPTGIYKMGILLSEACRGEGGKLLNGKGERFMERYAPTMLDLAPRDMISRFIHQEVREGRGVDGKDYVHLDLRHLGKKKIEEKLPDITDFVRTYMGLDPVTDLIPIQPTAHYAMGGIPTNKDGAVVGDTQNTVLPGFYAAGEVACVSVHGANRLGTNSLVDILVFGRRAGLAMAEFAARASFAPLPADPAGDIRRRIESLLTRPGRESAATLRADLQAEMMDNCGVYRNASGLEHARTRVADEFRRRFEGVAVADKGQEFNTELLEALELENLLDLAECTVASALARQESRGAHAREDFPKRDDARYLSHTFAAKKDRGVALTYKPVVITKFQPQERKY; this is encoded by the coding sequence ATGACGGTCCACCGCTACGACTGCCTCATCGTTGGCGCGGGGGGCGCGGGACTCTACGCGGCCTTGGCCCTGGCGCAGAAAAAAGTCAACGTGGCCGTTTTGACCAAGCTGTATCCCACGCGGTCCCACACCGGCGCCGCCCAGGGCGGGGTGTCGGCGGCCCTCGGCAACACCGAGCCCGACAACCCCGAATGGCACATGTTCGACACGGTCAAGGGCGGCGACTACCTCGTCGACCAGGACGCCGCGGAAATCCTCTGCCGCGAAGCCGTGGACACGGTGATCGAGCTGGAGCATCTGGGTCTGCCGTTCAACCGCACGCCCGACGGGCGCATCGACCAGCGCTTTTTCGGCGGCCACACGAAGGACCACGGCAAGGGCCCCGTGCGCCGGGCCTGCTACGCGGCCGACCGCACCGGCCACATGATTCTCCAGACCCTTTACCAACAGTGCATCAAAAACGACGTCACCTTTTTCGACGAGTTCCATGTGGTCGACTTGATCCTGTCGGAGGGGCGTTGCGCCGGGGTCGTGGCTTACCGAATTCGAACGGGCGAACTGCACGTGTTCCACGCCAAGGCGGTCCTCTTCGCCACCGGTGGTTCGGGACGGATGTTCAAGATCACCTCCAACGCCCACGCGCTCACGGGCGACGGCATGGCCATCGCCTACCGGCGGGGGGTTCCGCTCGAGGACATGGAGTTTTTCCAGTTCCACCCCACGGGCATCTACAAGATGGGCATCCTCCTTTCGGAGGCCTGCCGCGGCGAAGGGGGGAAATTGTTGAATGGAAAGGGCGAGCGTTTCATGGAGCGTTACGCGCCGACGATGCTCGATTTGGCGCCCCGGGACATGATTTCCCGGTTCATCCATCAGGAAGTGCGGGAGGGCCGCGGCGTCGACGGAAAAGATTACGTTCATTTGGACCTCCGCCATCTCGGCAAGAAAAAGATTGAGGAAAAACTGCCCGACATCACGGATTTCGTCCGCACGTATATGGGGCTGGATCCCGTGACCGACTTGATCCCCATCCAGCCCACGGCCCACTACGCCATGGGCGGGATCCCCACCAACAAAGACGGCGCCGTGGTGGGGGACACCCAAAACACCGTTTTGCCTGGGTTTTACGCCGCCGGCGAGGTGGCCTGCGTGTCCGTCCACGGCGCGAACCGGCTGGGCACGAACTCGCTCGTGGATATTTTGGTTTTCGGCCGGCGGGCGGGGTTGGCCATGGCCGAATTCGCGGCGCGGGCCTCTTTCGCCCCGTTGCCCGCCGACCCCGCCGGGGACATTCGGCGGCGGATTGAATCTCTCTTGACGCGCCCCGGACGGGAATCGGCCGCGACCCTGCGGGCCGATTTGCAGGCCGAGATGATGGACAACTGCGGGGTGTACCGGAACGCGTCCGGTTTGGAGCACGCCCGGACCCGCGTGGCCGACGAATTCCGCCGCCGTTTCGAGGGCGTGGCCGTGGCCGACAAGGGCCAAGAATTCAACACCGAGTTGCTCGAGGCCCTGGAGTTGGAGAACCTTCTGGATTTGGCGGAATGCACCGTCGCGAGCGCCCTGGCGCGCCAAGAGTCCCGGGGCGCCCACGCCCGGGAGGATTTCCCCAAACGCGACGACGCCCGTTACCTGAGCCACACCTTCGCGGCGAAGAAGGACCGCGGGGTGGCCCTCACCTACAAGCCGGTGGTCATCACCAAATTCCAGCCGCAGGAACGGAAATACTGA
- a CDS encoding peptidylprolyl isomerase has product MLKFPLFLAALAGTLLAACGRSDPALARVGPDAIRSSAFIKEVQGVPFTSQKYLTSAAGRKELLELLVRRKLMLVEAAKAPIDGGLAQRLKELKALRAEGQRALDKKYFENRERLITADFMEKLSRPGGPLHVTDEGILAFWKTESEVRASHILLADRAKADDIHARLLNKKEDFTALAKAHSEDPGTAVRGGDTGYLLRGSLVGEFEDALSGLKTGAVSDVVTSPYGFHIIRRTGERRLSEQPLDDALKTRIRQALQSQRLSAWFADARRRVPVRTNDAALADLSIPTKTPEQ; this is encoded by the coding sequence ATGTTAAAATTTCCCCTTTTCCTCGCGGCCCTGGCCGGAACGCTCTTGGCCGCCTGCGGGCGCTCCGACCCCGCCCTGGCCCGGGTCGGGCCCGACGCCATCCGCTCTTCGGCTTTCATCAAGGAAGTGCAAGGGGTCCCTTTCACCAGCCAAAAATACCTGACCTCGGCGGCCGGCCGGAAGGAATTGCTGGAACTTCTCGTCCGCCGCAAACTCATGTTGGTGGAAGCGGCCAAAGCCCCCATCGACGGCGGCCTGGCGCAACGCCTCAAAGAACTCAAAGCGCTTCGGGCGGAGGGCCAACGGGCCCTCGACAAAAAATATTTTGAGAACCGCGAACGCCTCATCACGGCGGATTTTATGGAAAAGCTCAGCCGCCCCGGGGGGCCGTTGCACGTGACGGACGAGGGGATCCTCGCGTTCTGGAAAACCGAGAGCGAAGTCCGGGCGAGCCACATTCTGCTGGCGGACCGAGCGAAGGCCGACGACATCCACGCGCGGCTGTTAAACAAAAAAGAGGATTTCACGGCCCTCGCCAAGGCCCATTCGGAAGACCCCGGCACCGCGGTCCGGGGGGGCGACACCGGCTATTTGTTGCGCGGCTCCCTTGTGGGGGAATTCGAGGACGCCTTGTCCGGGTTGAAAACAGGGGCGGTGTCCGACGTGGTCACGTCCCCCTACGGGTTTCACATCATCCGCCGGACCGGCGAACGGCGCCTGTCCGAGCAACCCCTGGACGACGCGCTCAAGACGCGGATCCGTCAGGCCCTTCAAAGCCAGCGCCTCTCGGCCTGGTTTGCCGACGCCCGCCGACGCGTTCCCGTCCGGACCAACGACGCCGCGTTGGCCGATCTTTCGATCCCGACCAAAACCCCCGAACAATAG
- the mfd gene encoding transcription-repair coupling factor, whose product MTQTKAPTLELAPGPLPGGAEAAWALEHLLSAPGGPVLFVTPTEESAGLLADDLAALGRERTPDAPTAVLFSEDDEERLAALSDWTAGRSRALVAPRDALDGRCPPPAAFAAAHRVLRRGDRLDRDAFFAHALTHGYERVDTVERPGEVAVRGEVLDLWAPGAEGPVRALWPFDQIESLRKIDLTTQRSTDLLDEVRVGPARLADGDAGLLDYLGPAGLLFESRPAADRPLAWAGRRVVHDPLAPSGADRFAPAPPVAGRMDFLAKEIRGWLNDGWTVRVFCHNAGEQERLEELLLLENRGLAADFESRRIDLPLGPLTRGFLDQREKRAVLAHGEIFGRARRRLRLPKFVGGAALQGVAELRKGDYVVHERFGIGRYVTLEHKNAGGTESDYLRLEYKGGDRVFVPLFEFRQVRKFIGTEGKRPVLSSLDTSAWDRSKAQVEAAVAEMARELLARAAARQRAPGFAFPPDTHLEQEFGASFLYDLTPDQARAIEETKRDMMRPLPMDRLVCGDVGYGKTEVALRAAFKAVCAGKQVAVLVPTTILAEQHGRNFRDRFADYPVSVAVLSRFSKPAEQKRIALDIRRGVVDVAVGTHRLLSPDVAFKDLGLIIIDEEHRFGVKQKERIKAFRDTVDVLALSATPIPRTLGSALGGLKGLSVIESPPEGRLPIATHVGPFDPKIVAAAVEQELRRGGQVFYVHNRVGSIEKRRQWLTDALRDHGLTARIALAHGQMSGPAMEKVMWDFLHRQFDILIATSIIESGLDIPTVNTLIVEEAEDFGLAQLYQLRGRVGRERQKAYCFLFHSPDAALSEEAQKRLAALKEFAALGAGFKLAMRDLEIRGAGNLLGPQQHGFVNAVGLDLYGQLLSEEIEKQKSGGAAAPPPVNDPALDLPISAYLPPGFMPSEADRVLFYKRLLDAAPGDIDALAAELEDRCGRPPEPARRLFDVARLRHAARAKNVTHILLESGALEFRFAPGARLPPEWIPRLIEAHGERFRFLPPADGLGAGLRFEEPLPADLPVWSREFLDALPLDTPPQKG is encoded by the coding sequence ATGACCCAAACCAAGGCGCCAACCCTTGAACTCGCCCCGGGCCCTCTGCCCGGCGGGGCGGAGGCCGCCTGGGCGTTGGAACACCTGTTGTCCGCCCCCGGCGGCCCGGTGCTGTTCGTGACGCCCACCGAAGAGTCCGCGGGGCTTCTGGCCGACGATCTCGCGGCGTTGGGCCGCGAGCGGACCCCCGACGCCCCGACGGCCGTTCTTTTTTCGGAAGACGATGAGGAACGGCTGGCCGCCCTCTCCGACTGGACCGCGGGGCGGTCGCGGGCGCTGGTGGCCCCGCGCGACGCGTTGGACGGGCGCTGTCCCCCGCCGGCGGCTTTCGCGGCCGCCCACCGCGTCCTGCGGCGCGGCGACCGCCTGGATCGCGACGCTTTTTTTGCCCACGCCCTCACGCACGGTTACGAACGGGTGGACACGGTGGAACGCCCGGGGGAAGTGGCCGTCCGGGGCGAAGTGCTGGACCTCTGGGCCCCGGGGGCCGAGGGCCCCGTTCGGGCCCTGTGGCCCTTCGACCAAATCGAATCCCTGCGAAAAATCGACCTGACGACCCAACGTTCCACCGACCTGTTGGACGAAGTCCGCGTCGGGCCCGCGCGGCTGGCCGACGGCGACGCCGGGCTCCTCGATTACTTGGGACCCGCGGGCCTGCTCTTCGAGTCTCGCCCCGCGGCCGACCGGCCCCTCGCCTGGGCGGGCCGGCGCGTGGTCCACGACCCGCTGGCCCCCTCCGGGGCGGACCGCTTCGCGCCCGCCCCGCCGGTCGCGGGGCGAATGGACTTCTTGGCCAAAGAAATCCGCGGCTGGCTGAACGACGGCTGGACCGTCCGGGTGTTCTGCCACAACGCGGGCGAACAAGAGCGGCTTGAAGAGCTCCTTCTCCTGGAAAACCGCGGCCTCGCCGCCGATTTCGAAAGCCGCCGCATCGATCTGCCGCTGGGCCCTTTGACGCGGGGGTTCCTCGACCAAAGGGAAAAAAGGGCGGTTCTGGCCCACGGGGAAATCTTCGGCCGGGCCCGGCGACGCCTGCGCCTGCCCAAATTTGTGGGGGGCGCGGCCCTCCAGGGCGTGGCCGAACTGCGGAAGGGCGACTACGTCGTGCACGAGCGCTTCGGCATCGGCCGCTACGTGACCCTCGAACACAAAAACGCCGGCGGCACCGAAAGCGATTACCTCCGGCTCGAATACAAAGGCGGCGACCGGGTGTTCGTCCCTCTGTTCGAATTCCGCCAGGTGCGCAAGTTCATCGGCACCGAGGGCAAGCGGCCGGTGTTGTCCTCCCTCGACACCTCCGCCTGGGACCGTTCCAAAGCCCAGGTCGAGGCCGCCGTCGCCGAGATGGCTCGGGAGCTCCTGGCCCGCGCCGCCGCGCGGCAACGGGCCCCCGGTTTCGCCTTCCCCCCCGACACCCATTTGGAGCAGGAGTTCGGGGCGTCGTTCCTGTACGACCTCACCCCCGACCAGGCCCGCGCCATCGAGGAAACCAAGCGCGACATGATGCGCCCCTTGCCCATGGACCGGCTCGTCTGCGGCGACGTCGGCTACGGGAAAACCGAAGTGGCCCTGCGCGCGGCGTTCAAGGCCGTCTGCGCGGGCAAGCAGGTGGCCGTCCTGGTGCCGACCACGATTTTGGCCGAACAACACGGGCGCAACTTCCGCGACCGGTTCGCCGACTACCCGGTGAGCGTGGCCGTGCTGTCGCGCTTTTCCAAGCCGGCGGAACAAAAGCGGATCGCCCTCGACATCCGCCGCGGGGTCGTGGACGTGGCCGTGGGCACGCACCGCCTGCTGTCGCCCGACGTCGCGTTCAAGGACCTCGGCCTCATCATCATCGACGAGGAACACCGCTTCGGGGTCAAACAAAAAGAGCGCATCAAAGCTTTTCGCGACACTGTTGACGTCCTGGCCCTGTCGGCCACGCCCATCCCCCGGACCCTGGGATCGGCCCTGGGCGGCCTCAAGGGCCTGTCGGTGATCGAATCGCCGCCGGAGGGACGCCTGCCCATCGCCACGCACGTCGGGCCCTTCGACCCCAAAATCGTGGCGGCCGCCGTGGAACAGGAGTTGCGCCGGGGCGGGCAGGTGTTTTATGTGCACAACCGCGTGGGGTCCATCGAAAAACGGCGTCAATGGCTGACGGACGCCCTGCGGGATCACGGCCTCACGGCCCGAATCGCCCTGGCCCACGGGCAAATGAGCGGCCCGGCCATGGAGAAGGTGATGTGGGACTTCCTGCACCGCCAATTCGACATTTTGATCGCGACCAGCATCATCGAATCGGGCCTCGACATCCCGACGGTGAACACCCTGATCGTGGAGGAGGCGGAGGATTTCGGCCTCGCCCAGCTGTACCAATTGCGGGGCCGCGTGGGGCGGGAACGGCAAAAGGCCTACTGCTTCCTGTTCCATTCCCCCGACGCGGCGTTGAGCGAGGAGGCCCAAAAACGCCTCGCCGCTTTGAAGGAATTCGCCGCGCTCGGTGCGGGGTTTAAATTGGCCATGCGTGATTTGGAAATCCGCGGGGCGGGCAACCTGCTCGGCCCCCAACAGCACGGATTCGTCAACGCCGTGGGGTTGGACCTTTACGGCCAGTTGCTGTCCGAGGAAATCGAAAAACAAAAATCCGGCGGGGCCGCGGCCCCGCCGCCGGTCAACGACCCCGCCCTGGACCTCCCGATCTCGGCTTATCTGCCGCCGGGGTTCATGCCCTCCGAGGCGGACCGGGTGCTTTTCTACAAGCGTTTATTGGACGCCGCCCCCGGGGACATCGACGCCCTGGCCGCCGAACTGGAGGACCGTTGCGGCCGACCGCCGGAACCGGCGCGGCGGCTCTTCGACGTGGCGCGCCTGCGCCACGCGGCGCGCGCCAAAAACGTGACCCACATTCTTTTGGAAAGCGGGGCCTTGGAATTCCGTTTCGCGCCCGGGGCGCGGCTGCCCCCGGAATGGATCCCGCGGCTCATCGAGGCCCACGGCGAACGGTTTCGGTTTCTTCCGCCCGCGGACGGCCTCGGCGCGGGACTGCGATTCGAGGAACCGTTGCCGGCGGACTTGCCGGTCTGGTCCCGGGAATTCCTCGACGCGCTCCCCCTGGACACACCGCCGCAAAAAGGATAA
- a CDS encoding peptidylprolyl isomerase, with protein sequence MKRNALSLILLSAAATGVVAATLTNRPIAIINGETILLSDFQKNWTAFQEQQKERQPEEKMDAAGKAKIQRELFEQMIDDKVLLSEAKKRKVKVPQREFETGLLQFKAQFLSPAAQKELQAILRRQAGAQDPEHATPPDLTLAWKELEKANPSAVKEALALFKKELVKEGLDEKKFQDKIRDRLSVIQLSREEVQRRTEPPTETDVKSLFERLTNKMKGKTLAGLAEEDAKDLDAMAKFFNMRNAERVRARHILVGPLDVAGRPDGWEALPADKKAAFRKTLSDLRKKIQAGAEFGDLAKEHSIDKATGARGGDLGFFARGQMVPPFEKAAFALPVGGLSDLVETRFGLHLIQVVEKKAATKLAFEDAEDDLRDYLFQAAQQKSFEALTDELRKTADVKVLVKPEELSDL encoded by the coding sequence TTGAAACGAAACGCCTTGTCTCTCATTCTCTTGTCCGCCGCCGCGACCGGGGTTGTCGCCGCGACCCTCACCAACCGCCCCATCGCCATCATCAACGGAGAAACCATCCTCCTGTCCGATTTCCAGAAAAACTGGACCGCCTTCCAGGAACAACAAAAAGAACGGCAACCCGAGGAAAAAATGGACGCGGCCGGCAAAGCCAAAATCCAACGGGAACTTTTCGAACAAATGATCGACGACAAGGTTCTCCTGTCCGAGGCCAAGAAACGGAAGGTCAAAGTGCCCCAGCGCGAATTCGAAACGGGGCTTCTCCAGTTCAAAGCCCAGTTTTTGTCTCCGGCGGCCCAGAAAGAACTTCAGGCGATCCTCCGCCGCCAGGCCGGAGCGCAGGACCCGGAACACGCCACCCCCCCGGATCTGACCTTGGCGTGGAAAGAGCTGGAAAAAGCCAACCCGTCGGCCGTGAAAGAGGCGCTCGCCCTTTTCAAAAAGGAGTTGGTTAAAGAGGGCCTGGACGAGAAAAAATTTCAGGACAAAATCCGGGACCGCCTGAGCGTGATCCAGTTGTCCCGGGAAGAGGTCCAACGCCGGACCGAACCACCGACGGAAACCGATGTGAAGTCCCTTTTCGAGCGTCTGACCAACAAAATGAAAGGCAAGACCTTGGCCGGCCTGGCCGAGGAAGACGCCAAGGACTTGGACGCCATGGCCAAGTTCTTCAACATGCGCAACGCCGAGCGGGTCCGCGCGCGGCACATTTTGGTCGGCCCTCTGGACGTCGCCGGCCGCCCGGATGGCTGGGAAGCGTTGCCCGCCGATAAAAAAGCCGCCTTCCGCAAGACATTGAGCGATCTGCGCAAGAAAATTCAAGCCGGCGCGGAGTTCGGGGATTTGGCCAAAGAGCATTCCATCGACAAGGCCACCGGCGCCCGGGGCGGCGATTTGGGCTTTTTCGCCCGCGGCCAAATGGTTCCCCCCTTCGAAAAGGCGGCCTTCGCCCTGCCGGTGGGCGGGCTCTCCGACCTCGTGGAAACCCGTTTCGGCCTGCACCTGATCCAGGTGGTGGAAAAGAAAGCCGCCACAAAGCTCGCCTTCGAGGACGCCGAGGACGACCTGCGGGACTACCTGTTTCAGGCGGCCCAGCAAAAATCCTTCGAGGCGTTGACCGACGAGCTGCGCAAAACCGCCGACGTCAAAGTTTTGGTCAAACCCGAGGAATTGTCCGACCTCTGA
- the rlmD gene encoding 23S rRNA (uracil(1939)-C(5))-methyltransferase RlmD, producing MTLPDIALERLSLGGEAVGRLPPEGEGRPGRVVFVAHGAPGDRAVLDRIKNEKSFARAGIASLVAPGPDRVEPRCPHFFRPGRAPADVCGGCDWQHLAYPAQIDAKRNLLSETFQRIAKIPRPNVLPTVGADSPEAAWRYRNKVQVPLARSGHRVVAGFYAPGSHTVVPFDDCPVQDERSVAVVRAVRGWAERTHLPLYDARTGRGGARHLLVRTAARDVLVALVTTSERAPALSTFARDLKKALPFVTAVFHNVNDREGNVVLGPRWVHLGGKDHLEESLLGLRFRLSPGAFFQVNHAMAEKLYGLAVDMAAAGPADVVWELYAGVGAMGQLIARRAKTVWAVEENHRAVRDGIGSLALNGIDNLRFRQGRCELVLARRLLPDAPTVVVLDPPRAGCERTVLKAVMKAAPRRVVYVSCDPGTLARDAAYLSTGGYLLQKSVPVDLFPQTAHIESVSLFERK from the coding sequence GTGACCCTTCCCGACATCGCTTTGGAGCGACTGTCCCTGGGCGGCGAGGCCGTGGGCCGCCTGCCGCCCGAAGGCGAGGGCCGCCCCGGGCGGGTGGTGTTCGTGGCCCACGGGGCGCCCGGGGACCGGGCCGTCCTGGACCGAATCAAAAATGAAAAGAGTTTCGCCCGCGCGGGGATCGCCTCCCTCGTCGCCCCCGGCCCCGACCGCGTGGAACCGCGTTGCCCCCATTTTTTCCGTCCCGGGCGGGCCCCCGCCGACGTCTGCGGCGGTTGCGATTGGCAGCACCTGGCCTACCCGGCCCAAATCGACGCCAAACGGAATCTCCTGTCGGAAACCTTTCAACGGATCGCCAAAATCCCCCGGCCGAACGTGCTCCCCACCGTGGGGGCCGACAGTCCCGAGGCCGCTTGGCGATACCGCAACAAAGTGCAGGTCCCTCTCGCGCGGTCCGGCCACAGGGTGGTCGCGGGGTTTTACGCCCCGGGGTCCCACACCGTGGTGCCCTTTGACGACTGCCCGGTGCAGGACGAACGTTCCGTGGCGGTGGTGCGGGCCGTCCGCGGCTGGGCGGAGCGGACGCACCTCCCTCTTTACGACGCGCGGACGGGCCGGGGCGGGGCGCGCCACCTGCTCGTCCGGACCGCGGCCCGGGACGTCTTGGTCGCCCTGGTCACCACCTCGGAACGGGCCCCGGCGCTGTCGACCTTCGCCCGGGATTTGAAGAAGGCCCTCCCCTTCGTGACGGCGGTCTTCCACAACGTGAACGACCGGGAGGGCAACGTGGTCCTGGGACCGCGGTGGGTCCATTTGGGCGGCAAAGACCATCTCGAGGAATCGCTTCTGGGTTTGCGTTTCCGCCTTTCGCCGGGAGCGTTTTTCCAGGTGAACCACGCCATGGCGGAAAAACTCTACGGGCTCGCCGTCGACATGGCCGCCGCCGGGCCCGCGGATGTGGTTTGGGAACTTTACGCCGGGGTGGGGGCCATGGGCCAACTCATCGCGCGCCGCGCGAAAACGGTCTGGGCCGTTGAGGAAAACCACCGCGCCGTCCGCGACGGCATCGGGAGCCTCGCCCTGAACGGCATCGACAACCTGCGATTTCGCCAAGGCCGCTGCGAGCTGGTGTTGGCCCGGCGTCTTTTGCCGGACGCGCCAACGGTGGTGGTGCTCGACCCGCCCCGGGCGGGGTGCGAGCGCACCGTGCTCAAAGCCGTGATGAAGGCCGCCCCCCGCCGGGTGGTCTACGTGTCCTGCGACCCGGGCACCCTCGCCCGCGACGCCGCTTACTTGTCGACCGGCGGCTATCTCCTCCAGAAAAGCGTCCCGGTCGACCTCTTCCCCCAAACCGCGCACATCGAAAGCGTCTCCCTCTTCGAACGGAAATGA
- the sdhC gene encoding succinate dehydrogenase, cytochrome b556 subunit: protein MKRLLNETYDIVRYRGGSGHWSYLLHRLTGLGVLLFLCVHIIDTVLIGWGPELFNKVISVYRHPFFRVSEIFLFGAVLYHSLNGVRITLVDLWPGATRRHRLWAHLTWGVFVAGMIPVVLIMWHHWREARP from the coding sequence ATGAAACGACTCCTTAACGAAACCTACGACATCGTTCGGTACCGCGGCGGTTCCGGCCATTGGTCCTATTTGTTGCACCGCCTCACGGGCCTCGGCGTTCTGCTGTTCCTCTGTGTCCATATCATTGACACGGTCCTCATCGGTTGGGGCCCGGAGCTCTTCAACAAAGTCATTTCGGTTTACCGCCATCCCTTTTTTCGTGTCAGCGAGATCTTCCTTTTCGGGGCGGTCCTTTACCATTCCCTGAACGGGGTGCGGATCACCTTGGTGGACCTCTGGCCCGGCGCCACGCGTCGACACCGTCTCTGGGCGCACCTCACCTGGGGGGTCTTCGTGGCCGGCATGATTCCGGTTGTTCTTATCATGTGGCACCACTGGCGGGAGGCCCGTCCGTGA